A genomic segment from Streptomyces sp. NBC_01233 encodes:
- the xdhB gene encoding xanthine dehydrogenase molybdopterin binding subunit, with amino-acid sequence MSHLSERPAKPVVGVSMPHESAHLHVTGAALYTDDLVHRTKDVLHAYPVQVMKAHGRITALRTEPALAVPGVVRVLTVADVPGVNDAGMKHDEPLFPDVVMFHGHAVAWVLAETLEAARLGAAAVEVELDEKPSVITLQEAIAAESFHGAQPMMLTGDVDAGFDDSAHVFTGEFRFSDQEHFYLETHAALAHVDENGQMFVQSSTQHPSETQEIVAHVLGLHSHEVTVQCLRMGGGFGGKEMQPHGFAAIAALGARLTGRPVRVRLNRTQDLTMSGKRHGFHATWKIGFDAEGRIQALDATLTADGGWSLDLSEPVVARALCHIDNTYWIPNARVTGRIAKTNKVSNTAFRGFGGPQGMLVIEDIMGRCAPLLGLDPMELRERNFYRQGHSTPYGQPVAHPERISVIWQQVQEDAGIADRRREIAAFNAAHPHTKRALAITGIKFGISFNLTAFNQAGALVLVYKDGSVLINHGGTEMGQGLHTKMLQVAATALGIALHKVRLAPTRTDKVPNTSATAASAGADLNGAAVKNACEQIRERLLQVAGTQLGANASDVRIVEGVARALGNDEELAWDDLVRTAYFQRVQLSAAGFYRTEGLHWDAKAFQGSPFKYFSYGAAAAEVEVDGFTGAYRIRRVDIVHDVGESLSPMIDIGQVEGGFVQGAGWLTLEDLRWDAGDGPHRGRLLTQAASTYKLPSFSEMPEEFHVRLLENATEEGAVYGSKAVGEPPLMLAFSVREALRQAAGEFGPAGVSVELASPATPEAVYWAVEAARAGGVQHKGHAPDGGGVPTDASALSNA; translated from the coding sequence ATGAGCCATTTGTCCGAACGCCCCGCAAAGCCCGTCGTCGGGGTCTCGATGCCGCACGAGAGCGCCCACCTGCACGTCACCGGCGCCGCGCTCTACACCGACGACCTGGTCCACCGCACCAAGGACGTCCTGCACGCCTACCCGGTCCAGGTCATGAAGGCCCACGGCAGGATCACCGCGCTGCGCACCGAGCCCGCGCTCGCCGTGCCCGGTGTGGTCCGTGTGCTGACCGTGGCCGACGTGCCCGGGGTCAACGACGCCGGAATGAAGCACGACGAACCTCTCTTCCCCGACGTGGTCATGTTCCACGGCCACGCCGTGGCCTGGGTGCTCGCCGAGACCCTGGAGGCGGCCCGGCTCGGTGCGGCGGCCGTCGAGGTGGAACTCGACGAGAAGCCCTCCGTGATCACGCTCCAGGAAGCCATCGCGGCCGAGAGCTTTCACGGCGCCCAACCCATGATGCTGACCGGCGACGTGGACGCCGGTTTCGACGACTCCGCGCACGTGTTCACCGGCGAGTTCCGGTTCTCCGATCAGGAACACTTCTATCTCGAGACGCACGCGGCCCTGGCCCACGTCGACGAGAACGGGCAGATGTTCGTCCAGAGCAGCACCCAGCACCCCTCGGAGACGCAGGAGATCGTCGCGCACGTACTCGGCCTGCACAGCCACGAGGTGACCGTGCAGTGCCTGCGGATGGGTGGCGGCTTCGGCGGCAAGGAGATGCAGCCGCACGGGTTCGCGGCGATCGCCGCGCTCGGCGCCAGGCTGACCGGTCGGCCGGTCCGGGTGCGGCTCAACCGGACCCAGGACCTCACCATGTCCGGCAAGCGCCACGGCTTCCACGCCACGTGGAAGATCGGCTTCGACGCCGAGGGCCGCATCCAGGCCCTGGACGCCACCCTTACCGCGGACGGCGGCTGGAGCCTGGACCTGTCCGAGCCGGTGGTGGCCCGGGCACTGTGCCACATCGACAACACCTACTGGATTCCCAACGCGCGCGTCACCGGTCGCATCGCCAAGACCAACAAGGTCTCCAACACCGCCTTCCGCGGCTTCGGCGGACCGCAGGGCATGCTGGTGATCGAGGACATCATGGGCCGGTGCGCGCCGCTGCTCGGCCTGGACCCGATGGAGTTGCGCGAGCGCAATTTCTACCGGCAGGGCCATTCGACGCCGTACGGACAGCCGGTCGCCCACCCCGAACGGATCTCCGTCATCTGGCAGCAGGTCCAGGAGGACGCCGGCATCGCCGATCGCCGGCGCGAGATCGCGGCCTTCAACGCCGCGCACCCGCACACCAAGCGGGCGCTCGCGATCACCGGCATCAAGTTCGGCATCTCGTTCAACCTCACCGCCTTCAACCAGGCCGGCGCGCTGGTGCTGGTCTACAAGGACGGCTCGGTCCTGATCAACCACGGCGGCACCGAGATGGGTCAGGGCCTGCACACCAAGATGCTGCAGGTGGCCGCGACAGCGCTGGGCATTGCGCTGCACAAGGTGCGGCTGGCCCCGACCCGCACGGACAAGGTGCCCAACACCTCCGCCACCGCCGCCAGCGCCGGGGCCGACCTCAACGGCGCGGCGGTGAAGAACGCCTGCGAGCAGATCCGCGAGCGGCTGCTGCAGGTGGCCGGCACCCAGCTGGGTGCGAACGCCTCGGACGTGCGCATCGTCGAGGGCGTCGCGCGCGCCCTCGGCAACGACGAGGAGCTGGCCTGGGACGACCTGGTGCGCACCGCGTACTTCCAGCGGGTCCAGCTGTCGGCGGCGGGCTTCTACCGGACCGAGGGTCTGCACTGGGACGCGAAGGCCTTCCAGGGATCGCCGTTCAAGTACTTCTCCTACGGCGCCGCCGCGGCCGAGGTGGAGGTGGACGGCTTCACGGGCGCGTACCGGATCCGGCGGGTGGACATCGTGCACGATGTCGGCGAGAGCCTCTCCCCGATGATCGACATCGGTCAGGTCGAGGGCGGTTTCGTGCAGGGCGCGGGCTGGCTGACGCTCGAGGACCTGCGCTGGGACGCCGGCGACGGGCCCCACCGCGGTCGGCTGCTGACCCAGGCGGCGAGCACCTACAAGCTGCCGAGCTTCTCGGAGATGCCCGAGGAGTTCCACGTCAGGCTGCTGGAGAACGCCACCGAGGAGGGCGCGGTCTACGGGTCCAAGGCGGTGGGCGAGCCTCCGCTGATGCTGGCGTTCTCGGTGCGGGAAGCACTGAGGCAGGCGGCCGGGGAATTCGGGCCCGCCGGAGTGAGCGTCGAGCTCGCCTCCCCGGCGACACCCGAGGCGGTGTACTGGGCGGTCGAGGCAGCCCGCGCGGGCGGCGTGCAGCATAAGGGGCACGCCCCCGACGGCGGCGGAGTCCCCACCGACGCAAGCGCTTTGAGCAATGCCTGA
- a CDS encoding xanthine dehydrogenase small subunit translates to MVAARITVNGKESPISPAAPHTTVLDYLRERGLTGTKEGCAEGECGACSVLVARPGVNKPTDWVAVNACLVPVAALDGQEVITSEGLATAGASGTPAVLHPVQEEMAVRGGSQCGYCTPGFICSMASEYYRPDRCARPDAADGADSEHGPNGFDLHALSGNLCRCTGYRPIRDAAFAVGTPTENDPLAQRREQSPPEPVATEYTQDDSAFLRPSTLADALRLLRERPDAMVVAGSTDWGVEVNIRSRRANCVVAVDRLPELRELRVESDHVEIGAAQTLTEIERRLDGSVPLLAELFPQFASRLIRNSATLGGNLGTGSPIGDSPPVLLALEASVVLADADGEREVPLCDYFTGYRQSVRRPGELIRAVRIPLPLSPVAAFHKIAKRRFDDISSVAVAFALGIEDGIVRKARIGLGGVAATPIRALATEAALEGKPWAAETVAAAARVLQAQGTPMDDHRASAGYRSAMLGQSLLKLYARTTEEVSS, encoded by the coding sequence ATGGTAGCGGCGCGGATCACGGTCAACGGGAAAGAATCACCGATTTCCCCGGCTGCACCCCACACCACGGTGCTGGACTATCTTCGCGAGCGAGGCCTCACCGGCACCAAGGAGGGCTGCGCCGAAGGGGAATGCGGCGCCTGTTCGGTCCTGGTGGCCCGTCCCGGCGTGAACAAGCCCACGGACTGGGTGGCGGTCAACGCCTGCCTGGTCCCGGTCGCGGCACTCGACGGTCAGGAGGTCATCACCTCCGAAGGTCTCGCCACCGCCGGCGCATCCGGCACGCCGGCCGTGCTGCACCCCGTGCAGGAGGAGATGGCCGTCCGCGGCGGCTCCCAATGCGGTTACTGCACACCGGGATTCATCTGCAGCATGGCCTCCGAGTACTACCGGCCCGACCGCTGCGCACGCCCGGACGCGGCCGACGGTGCCGACTCCGAGCACGGTCCGAACGGTTTCGATCTGCACGCGCTGAGCGGCAACCTGTGCCGCTGCACCGGCTACCGCCCGATTCGCGACGCCGCGTTCGCCGTCGGCACGCCCACCGAGAACGACCCCCTGGCGCAGCGTCGCGAGCAGTCCCCGCCCGAACCGGTCGCCACCGAATACACCCAGGACGACAGCGCGTTCCTGCGGCCGAGCACCCTCGCCGATGCGCTGCGGCTGCTGCGCGAGCGGCCCGACGCGATGGTCGTCGCCGGAAGCACCGACTGGGGGGTGGAGGTGAACATCCGCTCCCGCCGGGCGAATTGCGTGGTCGCGGTCGACCGTCTGCCCGAACTGCGGGAGCTGCGCGTCGAATCCGACCACGTCGAGATCGGGGCGGCGCAGACGCTCACGGAGATCGAACGCCGCCTCGACGGCAGCGTCCCGCTGTTGGCGGAGCTGTTCCCGCAGTTCGCATCCCGGCTCATCCGCAACAGTGCCACCCTCGGCGGCAACCTGGGCACCGGGTCTCCCATCGGTGACAGCCCGCCGGTGCTGCTCGCGCTGGAGGCGTCGGTGGTGCTCGCCGACGCCGACGGTGAGCGCGAGGTCCCCCTCTGCGACTACTTCACCGGCTACCGGCAGAGCGTGCGCCGTCCCGGCGAGCTGATCCGCGCGGTGCGCATCCCGCTGCCGCTGTCGCCGGTCGCGGCCTTCCACAAGATCGCCAAACGGCGCTTCGACGACATCTCCAGCGTGGCGGTCGCCTTCGCGCTCGGCATCGAGGACGGGATCGTGCGCAAGGCACGCATCGGCCTGGGCGGCGTGGCCGCCACCCCGATCCGCGCCCTCGCCACCGAGGCGGCCCTGGAGGGCAAACCGTGGGCGGCGGAGACCGTCGCGGCCGCGGCCCGGGTGCTGCAGGCCCAGGGCACACCGATGGACGATCACCGCGCCAGCGCCGGCTACCGCTCCGCGATGCTCGGCCAGAGCCTGCTGAAGCTGTACGCGCGAACCACCGAGGAGGTGTCGTCATGA
- a CDS encoding carotenoid oxygenase family protein — MTADKPYLSGHFTPIAEEVTATGLTVEGTLPTELTGRLLRNSHNPKPGVTPTHWFKGSGMVHGIQLREGRAEWYRNRWVRTPALEGAPYMTEKGPDLTASAAGTHIIEHAGRLLALCEANLPFELTRELETIGAHDFRGKLRTAMTAHPKEDPVTGELHFFGSSPFLTYYVADAKGEIVDSAEVPGATASLKHDFALTRNHVVFVEGNVTFDPAEHSGIPYSWSDQQPSRIGVMPRGNDGARRIRWFSIEPGNMLHVSNAYEDSRGRIVLEGPTVDREGFRLSWNWWVGAPGRGTEPVSRSYTRRWVVDMASGTVDEQIIDDLAVEFPTLNEEYLGAENRYQYAIAFPDENGFGGYGVVKYDRTTGARRIHQVGDARMPGEAVFVPAAGAVGEDDGYLLTVVSDLKQDASQLLVLDASGLERVATVHLPHRVTAGLHGSWIPDTEG, encoded by the coding sequence CGAGCTGACCGGCCGCCTGCTCCGCAACAGCCACAACCCCAAGCCCGGCGTCACCCCCACCCACTGGTTCAAGGGCAGCGGCATGGTCCACGGGATCCAGCTGCGTGAGGGCCGCGCGGAGTGGTACCGCAACCGCTGGGTGCGCACCCCCGCCCTGGAGGGGGCCCCGTACATGACGGAGAAGGGCCCCGACCTGACGGCCAGCGCCGCCGGCACCCACATCATCGAACACGCCGGACGCCTCCTCGCCCTGTGCGAGGCGAACCTCCCCTTCGAACTCACCCGGGAACTGGAGACGATCGGAGCCCACGACTTCCGCGGCAAGCTGCGCACCGCGATGACCGCGCACCCCAAGGAGGATCCCGTCACGGGGGAGCTGCACTTCTTCGGGTCCTCGCCGTTCCTCACGTACTACGTCGCCGACGCCAAGGGGGAGATCGTCGACAGCGCCGAGGTCCCGGGGGCGACCGCCTCCCTCAAGCACGACTTCGCCCTCACCCGGAACCACGTGGTCTTCGTCGAAGGCAACGTCACCTTCGACCCCGCCGAGCACTCCGGCATCCCGTACAGCTGGAGCGACCAGCAGCCTTCGCGCATCGGCGTCATGCCGCGCGGCAACGACGGCGCCCGCCGCATCCGCTGGTTCTCCATCGAGCCGGGCAACATGCTCCACGTCTCCAACGCCTACGAGGACAGCCGGGGCCGCATCGTCCTGGAAGGCCCCACCGTGGACCGCGAGGGGTTCCGGCTGTCCTGGAACTGGTGGGTCGGCGCTCCCGGGCGGGGTACCGAGCCCGTCTCCCGCTCCTACACGCGCCGCTGGGTGGTCGACATGGCCTCCGGTACCGTCGACGAGCAGATCATCGACGACCTCGCGGTGGAGTTCCCCACCCTCAACGAGGAGTACCTGGGCGCCGAGAACCGCTACCAGTACGCCATCGCCTTCCCCGACGAGAACGGCTTCGGCGGCTACGGCGTCGTCAAGTACGACCGCACCACCGGCGCCCGCCGCATCCACCAGGTCGGCGACGCCCGGATGCCCGGCGAAGCGGTCTTCGTCCCCGCGGCCGGGGCCGTGGGCGAGGACGACGGCTACCTCCTGACCGTCGTCTCCGACCTCAAGCAGGACGCCTCGCAGCTGCTCGTCCTCGACGCCTCGGGCCTCGAACGGGTCGCCACCGTCCACCTGCCCCACCGGGTGACCGCCGGACTCCACGGCTCCTGGATCCCCGACACCGAGGGCTGA
- the xdhC gene encoding xanthine dehydrogenase accessory protein XdhC, with protein sequence MSWVAAVARLRARREPGVLVTVATVRGHAPRRAGAKLVVGRTETWGSIGGGNIEAVAIDRARELNGAADPEPELMEFALNDKVTGRHGVQCCGGTVTVLLEPLPVLQAVAVFGVGHVGLELARILARHDLDLHLIDTRPDMLADERLGVLADAVAHIHVHHTPLLPEEVLAELPPGAHVLIMTHDHAEDAALCDTALRTAGLGSIGLIGSAAKWARFRQRLATEGGHDAAAIDRIKTPIGVAGITGKEPATIAVSVAADLLRTFEQERHWAVPNTVAAVPYPPLASSA encoded by the coding sequence ATGAGCTGGGTGGCCGCGGTCGCGCGGTTGCGGGCACGCCGGGAACCCGGTGTGCTCGTCACCGTCGCGACCGTGCGCGGCCACGCGCCCCGCCGGGCCGGTGCCAAACTCGTCGTGGGACGGACCGAGACGTGGGGTTCGATCGGCGGCGGCAACATCGAGGCCGTCGCCATCGACCGCGCGCGCGAACTGAACGGCGCGGCCGATCCGGAGCCGGAACTGATGGAGTTCGCCCTCAACGACAAGGTCACCGGCCGGCACGGGGTGCAGTGCTGCGGCGGAACCGTCACCGTGCTGCTCGAACCGCTCCCGGTGCTCCAAGCGGTGGCGGTCTTCGGCGTCGGGCACGTCGGGCTGGAGCTGGCGCGCATCCTGGCCCGCCACGACCTCGATCTGCACCTGATCGACACCCGCCCCGACATGCTCGCCGACGAACGGCTCGGCGTGCTCGCGGATGCGGTGGCGCACATCCACGTGCACCACACCCCACTGCTGCCGGAGGAAGTGCTCGCGGAGCTGCCGCCCGGCGCCCACGTCCTGATCATGACCCACGATCACGCCGAGGACGCCGCGCTGTGCGACACCGCCCTGCGCACCGCCGGCCTCGGCTCGATCGGATTGATCGGCTCGGCCGCCAAGTGGGCGCGGTTCCGCCAGCGCCTGGCCACCGAGGGCGGCCACGACGCCGCCGCCATCGACCGGATCAAGACCCCGATCGGAGTGGCCGGGATCACCGGCAAGGAGCCCGCCACGATCGCGGTGAGCGTGGCGGCGGACCTGCTCCGGACCTTCGAACAGGAACGACACTGGGCCGTGCCGAACACGGTTGCCGCGGTGCCGTACCCCCCGCTGGCCAGCAGCGCGTAA
- a CDS encoding NADP-dependent oxidoreductase has translation MDSFGTSPELRELPVPAPGPGEIQIKVRAAGVNPLDWKIADGQLAESGAPATFPLTLGIDVAGQVTAVGTGVEAFSPGDEVFGMAWPRTFGHGSFAEYMTAPQDTALALRPRDLDPVSAAALPMTGGTALATLDWLEIKEGETLLIIGATGGVGSYAVQQAAARGAHVIATASADDHPYARSLGAAEVIDHRTADVADAVAAAHPDGIDAVLDLANDRDTLAGRIAPLLRKGGRLVSTVFAADPEALAAHGVTAVNFFYRAASGDMTRLAGLVASGDLRVAETTAYPLTQITDAHTASTSGHVRGKLVITANQA, from the coding sequence ATCGACTCCTTCGGAACCAGCCCTGAGCTGCGTGAACTGCCGGTCCCCGCCCCCGGACCCGGAGAGATCCAGATCAAGGTCCGGGCCGCCGGGGTCAACCCGCTGGACTGGAAGATCGCCGACGGCCAGCTGGCCGAATCCGGCGCCCCGGCCACCTTCCCCCTGACCCTCGGCATCGACGTCGCCGGCCAGGTCACCGCCGTCGGAACCGGCGTCGAGGCCTTCAGCCCGGGGGACGAGGTCTTCGGCATGGCCTGGCCCCGCACCTTCGGCCACGGCTCCTTCGCCGAGTACATGACGGCCCCGCAGGACACCGCACTCGCCCTGCGGCCCCGGGACCTCGATCCCGTCTCGGCGGCCGCCCTGCCCATGACCGGCGGCACCGCGCTCGCCACGCTGGACTGGCTGGAGATCAAGGAAGGGGAGACCCTGCTGATCATCGGCGCCACCGGCGGCGTCGGCTCCTACGCCGTCCAGCAGGCGGCCGCCCGGGGCGCCCACGTCATCGCGACCGCCTCCGCGGACGATCACCCGTACGCCCGCTCCCTCGGCGCGGCCGAGGTCATCGACCACCGCACCGCGGACGTCGCCGATGCCGTGGCCGCCGCGCACCCCGACGGCATCGACGCCGTCCTGGACCTCGCCAACGACCGCGACACCCTCGCCGGCCGCATCGCACCGCTGCTGCGCAAGGGCGGACGCCTGGTCTCCACCGTCTTCGCAGCCGACCCGGAGGCACTCGCCGCACACGGCGTCACGGCGGTCAACTTCTTCTACCGCGCCGCCTCCGGCGACATGACCCGCCTCGCCGGCCTCGTCGCCTCGGGCGACCTGCGCGTCGCGGAGACCACCGCCTACCCCCTGACGCAGATCACCGACGCCCACACGGCGTCCACCAGCGGGCACGTCCGGGGCAAGCTCGTCATCACCGCCAACCAGGCGTAG